A window from Dermacentor albipictus isolate Rhodes 1998 colony chromosome 10, USDA_Dalb.pri_finalv2, whole genome shotgun sequence encodes these proteins:
- the LOC139050380 gene encoding uncharacterized protein, whose translation MLSSADAILAFVGAILCALAASVSSYPSSPVYGRLQRNAASYSEGQYGHSDPNYYALLRGDMNLGAPASSPDWGQFLPSPWTGGVDAYGGAGSSVVVPPVAPQYDDYADEYDSSATGIQLPPGASPNFGYDWYEAQAQSEQQQRQQAQLEQQQELQEAAVFKDLLANYLSKKSEAGVFVARDAEKRSETAKKYTVASAGGRATSTTARPNVAVLTAPRDKGAAASEHAPSSSVTSPPVPQPTDSSPSASSAGARPSPVSQEGGQKEYAMFRPVGTAESRRPTFWRGEAKAGAAAAHGKATRSRFGRYADDSLTEELDQLKSL comes from the coding sequence ATGCTGTCATCCGCTGACGCCATCTTGGCCTTCGTCGGCGCCATTTTGTGCGCCCTGGCCGCAAGCGTCTCGTCGTATCCCTCGAGCCCCGTCTACGGCCGTCTGCAGAGGAACGCAGCCTCCTATTCGGAAGGACAGTACGGCCACTCGGATCCCAACTACTACGCGCTGCTCCGAGGCGACATGAACCTTGGCGCCCCAGCGTCCTCCCCAGACTGGGGTCAATTCCTACCGTCTCCATGGACCGGTGGAGTGGACGCCTACGGAGGAGCGGGTTCATCCGTGGTCGTGCCTCCGGTCGCTCCGCAGTACGACGACTACGCCGACGAGTACGACTCCAGCGCGACGGGCATCCAGCTCCCGCCTGGCGCGTCTCCCAACTTCGGCTACGACTGGTACGAGGCCCAAGCACAGTCAgaacagcagcagcggcagcaggcgCAGCTGGAACAGCAACAAGAACTGCAGGAAGCGGCCGTCTTCAAGGATCTCCTCGCCAACTACTTGAGCAAGAAGTCGGAAGCCGGCGTCTTCGTCGCGAGGGACGCCGAGAAGAGGTCCGAGACGGCAAAGAAGTACACGGTAGCGTCCGCTGGCGGGCGGGCGACGAGCACCACCGCTAGGCCTAACGTGGCGGTACTGACGGCGCCCCGCGACAAAGGAGCCGCTGCGTCTGAGCACGCGCCCTCGTCGTCGGTGACGTCACCTCCGGTTCCGCAGCCGACGGACTCTTCCCCGTCGGCATCGTCAGCGGGTGCACGTCCGTCTCCGGTCAGTCAGGAAGGCGGGCAGAAGGAGTACGCCATGTTCCGACCCGTGGGCACAGCCGAGAGCAGAAGGCCAACGTTCTGGCGCGGAGAAGCCAAAGCTGGAGCAGCTGCCGCG